From Cucumis melo cultivar AY chromosome 1, USDA_Cmelo_AY_1.0, whole genome shotgun sequence, a single genomic window includes:
- the LOC103503261 gene encoding acetylserotonin O-methyltransferase-like — translation MEETITKESKWKKEEEEEAKIQIYKYVFGFAEAAVIKCAIELKIANVIESHGRPTMTLSQLSTALNCSPPLLFRIMRFLTHRGIFREETTPENLIAYSQTPLSHMLINVAPLLLLENSPEIVASWHNLSAKLKNSYNNNENSDLVVPFEVAHGKDIWSYGARNPGFNRMFNEGLGCNARVITLPAILENCGDIFNGVESLVDVGGGNGTTLSVLVKAFPWMKGINFDLPNVVSTSEKYDGVEHVGGNMLDFVPKADAAFFMWILHAWDDEDCIKILRNCKEAIGENKAGGKVIIIDSVIDENEENKMVTDIRLTLDIMMMTRSRKGRERSADEWTQLLINKAGFSRCTITPIPAAVPSIIQAFIS, via the exons ATGGAAGAAACTATCaccaaagaatcaaaatggaagaaagaagaagaagaagaagcgaaGATCCAAATATACAAATACGTTTTTGGTTTTGCAGAAGCAGCCGTCATAAAATGCGCCATAGAGCTCAAAATCGCCAATGTCATTGAAAGCCATGGCAGACCAACAATGACACTTTCTCAACTATCCACCGCTTTAAATTGCTCTCCACCACTTTTGTTTCGCATAATGAGATTCCTCACCCATCGAGGAATTTTCAGAGAAGAAACCACACCTGAAAACCTCATAGCCTATTCTCAAACACCACTATCTCATATGCTCATTAATGTAGCTCCTTTACTTTTGCTTGAGAATAGCCCAGAAATTGTTGCATCATGGCACAATCTTAGTGCAAAGCTTAAGAATAGTtacaataataatgaaaatagtgatttaGTAGTGCCATTTGAAGTAGCTCATGGGAAGGATATTTGGAGTTATGGTGCAAGAAATCCAGGGTTTAATAGAATGTTTAATGAGGGATTGGGTTGTAATGCAAGGGTTATCACTTTGCCTGCGATACTTGAGAACTGTGGAGATATATTTAATGGAGTTGAGAGTTTGGTGGATGTGGGAGGAGGGAATGGGACTACTTTGAGTGTTTTGGTTAAGGCTTTTCCATGGATGAAAGGTATTAACTTTGATCTTCCAAATGTTGTGTCAACTTCAGAAAAGTATGATGGTGTGGAACATGTTGGTGGAAATATGCTTGATTTTGTTCCAAAGGCTGATGCTGCTTTCTTCATG TGGATTTTACATGCTTGGGATGATGAAGATTGCatcaaaattttgagaaattgcaAGGAAGCTATCGGAGAAAATAAAGCAGGAGGGAAGGTGATAATCATAGATTCAGTGATTGATGAAAATGAAGAGAACAAGATGGTTACAGATATAAGATTAACTTTGGACATAATGATGATGACTCGATCACGAAAGGGAAGGGAAAGAAGTGCTGATGAGTGGACACAACTTCTAATTAACAAAGCTGGTTTCAGTCGATGTACCATTACACCAATTCCTGCCGCTGTTCCATCGATCATTCAAGCTTTCATCtcataa
- the LOC103490253 gene encoding uncharacterized protein LOC103490253, translating into MDLETENRIAAILMREAAELRRQAEKDGVEAYLRHPKVRGRPNSRFLTATVLGVQQANKAVEVNEMWRVRQKELELDDRLRGNSRDRNNTSRRRESSRPSIISSHEIPSSSSPSSKRISEDCDLREDQGLKDEELEEFLHSRTKRGRGAVGSRMDETGPYLAPCNESDLSWPTCSNFTDRRVVHGPEKPNSLKSDSSSEEEKDRWKRSKRSSHKQHRKDHKSKHKSEKKRRKESKKSKRHK; encoded by the exons ATGGACCTCGAGACAGAAAATAGAATAGCTGCAATTCTAATGAGAGAGGCGGCAGAATTGCGTCGCCAGGCTGAGAAAGATGGTGTGGAGGCCTATCTGCGGCATCCTAAAGTCAGGGGTCGTCCAAATTCTCGTTTTCTTACTGCGACAGTTCTTGGTGTTCAACAAG caAATAAAGCTGTGGAAGTGAATGAAATGTGGAGAGTTCGTCAAAAGGAGCTTGAACTGGATGACAGGCTTAGAGGCAACTCAAGAGATCGAAACAACACCTCTAGGAGGCGAGAGAGTTCCCGACCGTCCATCATTTCCAGCCATGAAATTCCCAGTAGTTCAAGCCCATCTAGTAAAAGAATTTCTGAGGATTGTGACTTAAGGGAGGATCAAGGCTTAAAAGATGAAGAACTTGAGGAATTTTTACACTCAAG GACTAAGCGTGGCAGAGGTGCAGTTGGTTCACGAATGGATGAAACTGGTCCATACCTTGCCCCTTGCAACGAGTCAGATTTGAGTTGGCCAACCTGCTCTAATTTTACTGATAGAAGAGTTGTTCATGGACCAGAGAAGCCTAATTCTCTGAAATCAGACAGCTCTTCCGAAGAGGAGAAAGATAGATGGAAACGATCAAAAAGAAGTTCACACAAGCAGCATAGAAAGGACCATAAGTCAAAACACAAGTCTGAGAAAAAGAGGAGGAAAGAATCAAAGAAAAGCAAACGCCACAAATGA